The following is a genomic window from Clostridium fungisolvens.
AAATTTTAATTGCAGCCTTATCATATTGGATGGTTTTGATAAACTTGGCGAACTATTTTATGCATTAATGGTTGGAACAGGCGTAGGATTTAGAGTTCTTGAAGAGGATGTTAAATATCTTCCTAAAATAAGACTTGTTGAAGTTATAAATAAGGAGTATGAACCTAAAAGTAAAAATAGCAGACTAGAATCTACAGCTCTAGATTTTTCTAATGAAAATACTAAAGCAACTATACATGTAGGCGACTCTAAAGAAGGATGGGCTCAGGCTTTAAGAATGTATTTTGACATAGTTACTAGAAAAGAATATAAGCATATCTCAACAATTGAGATAGATTATGATAGCGTAAGACCTAGAGGAGAAAGATTGATACGTTTCGGAGGAACTGCCTCTGGACACGATAGCTTAAAAAATATGTTTATTAAGTTCCACAAGGTAGTTAACAATAGGATTGGAAATAATGCTGTTGAAGGTAAGATACACGCTATTGATATGCTAGATTTTGCAAATATAATTGCTGAAAATGTAGTTGTGGGCGGAGTTAGAAGATCTGCTGAAATCGGCTTAATAGATGCCAATGATTCTGAAACAATTCAAGCAAAGAATGGCTTATACACTCAAGATTCAGATGGTAATTGGGTTGTAAATGAAGATATTATACACAGAGCATTATCCAATAATACCATAATCCACTTTGAAAAACCTTCTAAAGATTTTTGGAAATGGCAGTTTCAGCAAATGAGGTTTAGTGGCGAACCAGCAAGCTATAATGGAGCAGAGGCTTTAAGACGTAATCCTAATTTTAAAGGAACTAATCCCTGTGGAGAGGTGCTACTAGACGACCGTCAAACTTGTAATTTAGTTACTACAAATATTTTGGCTCATGTAAAAGATGGAAAGCTTGATATAGATGCACTATTAAAAACTCATTCATTATTAACTAGAGCTTCCTACAGATTAACACTTGTAGAATTAGAGCTTCCAGAATGGGATTATAAATTAAAGAGAGATAGACTTCTAGGGGTAAGTATCACTGGGTATCAAGATGCTATTAATGCAGTAGGCATGAATATAGCTGATCAAGTTGATTTACTAAAGAAACTAAGATTTACTGCTAGAAAAGCTGCCGATGAATTAGCAGATTCTTTAGGCTTAAATAGATCACTGCTTGTTACAACTTTAAAACCTGAAGGTACTTTGTCACTGCTTCCTACGGTTTCTAGTGGGCTTCATTTTTCTCACTCTCCATACTATGTGAGAAGAATAAGGATAAATGCTGAAGATGCATTAGTTAAAGTATGTCAAGAATTAGGCTATCCTGTACACCCTGAAAATGGTTCTACAATGGAAAATGCCAGAACCTTAGTTATTGAGTTCCCTGTTGAGGCACCTAAGGGCAAAACAAAATATGATGTTTCAGCAATTGAGCAGCTTGAAATATATAAAATGTTTATGGACAATTACGTAGACCACAATGCAAGTATTACTGTAAGTGTAAGAGAAAATGAGTGGGATTTAGTTGAAGACTGGGTTTATGAAAACTGGAATTCAATAGTTGGTATATCCTTCTTATCCTTAGATGATAGCTACTACCCTCTTTTACCTTATGAAGCCATTACAAAAGAGGAATACGAAAATAGATTATCAAACATGAAACCTTTCGATGCTAAACTATTAATGAAATATGAGCATGGCGATGAACATGATCTAGATGATAGTGAATGTGCAGCAGGTGTGTGTCCTATAAAGTAATCAAACATATTAATAATAACTATATAGTAGAAAAGTCGCTGCAGAAACCTTCTTCAGCGACCTTTTTATAATAGGAAGAACTTACATAGGTTAACTTATAATTGTTAAATATCCCCAAGATAGTTAACCTCCCAGATACTTTTTAAAAAGTCTTTTAATATTATATTTGTCCACTGTAATATTTAATCTCAATAGCTAATATAAATTATTAAATAATAAAGGATAGGTGATTTAATGTTTCAATTTTTTGCTCTATTAGGATTTTTCTTATTTTTCTTCTCCATAATATCTTTAGTTCTATATATTTTTATGGCTTATGCTTTATACAAAATGGCAGTTCGTCAAGGACTGGAAAATCCTTGGGTGGCATGGATTCCTATAGCTCAATTGTACATTCTAGGTAAGCTAATTAAAGGTCTAAAAATCTTTGATTATGAAGTTCCAAACATTGAGATTGTACTACCAGTAGCCTCCATCATATTTGTAGTATTTCGCCATGTGCATATTTTAGGCACTTTAGTGTCGTTGGTCAACTTTATTCTTGTACTATTTGCATTAAATAAACTATACAAACTCTACAAACCAGAAAATGCTACTTTCTATACAATTTTAAGTATACTAGGATTCACAGTACCATTTATAGTATTTTCTTTAAAGGATAAAGACCCAATAGCATAAAATTTATATGATCTCATATTGTTAGCAGCTCTATGGCTGAAACTATATGTAAAGTTGAAACACTTCAATGGAAAATCTATTTTCAAAACTCCTTTTGTTTCTGAGGGGAGAGTTTGATAATACAATCATGTACACCATATAAAAAGGCGGCTGTTGCTCCAAATCAACAGCCGCCTTTCATAAATTTATATGCTAACAAGTTCTTCTTTATAAATAACTTTTCCGTCTTTATCCAACCCCACAAGATACTTTGTATTTCTTGAATTACTATCTTTATTCCAATTAAAGAGGAACATTCTGCTTTCATCTAACTGATACTTCGGTTCACTTATCTTATCTTCCCCTTCAATTAGAATAGTGGTTATTTTAGTATCGCTTACATAACCATAGACCTTCATAAACATCTCATTGTTCTTAGTGCTAGATCCACTCCAACTATAAGATACTTGCTTTGATGAATCTATAGGGTACCCTCCTACTCCATCTCCTGGATACCATTTAATTAGTTCCTTTCTAACTGTATCTGCCGAAAACCAATCCTTATATCTACCTAAATATATTTTTTGTTTGCCTAAGTCTATCTCTTTTATTATCTTTGAAGGTCCATAGTGATACGTTCTCTCCGACAGTTCATGAGCTTTTAATGGAGAAAAGCTACCATATGATAGAAATGAATATTTGTAGCATATGAATAGAAGTACTGTTGCTATACTCCATTCAATAATTACACTTATGCTTATCTTATTTATTTTCATTGATATTCTTCTCCTTATCAAGTGAAATGGTCATTTCAGCCTTTCTATCATACCAGTCTAGTTTGAGAATTAAATATTTTGCATCTTCATCAATTCTTTCAACTTCCATAAGTTCATCCTGTCCCCATATCTTACCTTTGTTTTCTCCACCCCTATACTGATATTTTTTCCCTTTATCATCAAATATATTAATTACATTAGTCGTAGAAAAAGACCAACCTGGTTCGGAAGTTCTATATATAGATCTAATATAAGTTTTATCATCAGTGTTAATAATTCTTTTAATTGATACAGTATCATTGTCTATCTTCATATCTTTGTTAACTTCAATTACCTGTGCTTTTTTCTGGTTCACCAGCTCTTTTAACTCTTTATCATAGTATTTGCTCTCAGGCAAATTAGTAAATATACCTATGATAATTATAATGAGACAAATTATTGTTATTGGATTTTTCAATAGTTTAATTTTTCTCCCCCCAAACCTCTATTAAAATAATTATATTAATATTATCTTTATCCTTTTCTAATCCTCAAATCACACTAATTAAAGGCTTATTCACTCTTAAATTGAACTCTCACATGTTATTATAAGATAGTTTTAAAATAGATGGTTCATCAACAATCGGTATATTAAAGTTCTAAATTCATCACTCTATTTTAGTACTTTAAATCTTAGAAATCATTTTGTTGATAAAATCATCGTTTACTATTATTAAATTACAATATATCCATATATTAGTATAATATCACATTTAGAATATAACTAGATTAATAGCATGTATTTTTATAAGAATTCTCTTAATTTTGAGTTAATTATTTTCAATTTAAAGGTGGATATAATAGCAGTTGTCATTACTGCACAAAGGGGGATACCTTCTATTTTGTGAATAACCATTTTAATAACAAAAGATTTTTAGTAATCTCAAAGAGATTCTTATGACATTTAAAACAATATAAGGAACTGTATTAAGAAAATGTTGTTATTCTTTCAAAGGATACTTGTCCACATTTTACATTATTAATTTAACTTTTTATCATTAAATCAAACCACTATGCCATATGTACAAGCTATCATTTTTATCACCAACATTTATTTAATACATAACTATAGGTATTTAAAATATCATTCATTACATCCGTTTCTTATCCAAGAAAAGCTGTTTACTGATATGAAATTTGCTTTAAGACGCAGGAAAAGGTATAGCAGAAACTCTGCTATACCTTTTATTTTCTTGAATTCTATAGTTTAATTTGAAATCCTATAACTTGTGGCTATACAGTGGGGATTTTTTCTACAATTAAAATTTGCTCTTCCAAGTCATAATAGCTACAAGTCATTTGGTCTAAGTCTGAAACCCACTTATATATACCAGCCACTACAATCTTATAGTTTTAGTCGCCACGTTCTCACAAAATGTAACATCATGCTCAACAAACAAGATTGTTGGTTCATATTCCATCAAGAGTTCTTCTATCTGCATACGTGAAATAACATCAATAAAGTTTAGTGGTTCATCCCAAATATAAAGGTGCGCTCTATCGCATAGGCTTTTAGCTATTAACACCTTTTTCTTCTGCCCTCCACTAAAGTCTTCCATGTTCTTTTCAAACTGTTCTCTTGAAAAATCAAGCTTTCTAAGCATTGCTTTGAATAAGCTTTCATCTATAGAATTTTTCTCTGCATAAGCAGTAAGATTCCCCTGAAGTGATGAGGTATCTTGAGAAACATAGGAAATTATCAGTTTATTATTCTTTCTCACAATACCTTCATGAGGGATATTTTCTCCATTTATCAATTTCAAGATACTTGATTTTCCACTGCCATTCTTTCCTTGAATTGCAACTCTTTCCCCTTGCTCAATGGTAAAGCTTATTTTTTCACACACAGTCTTGTTATCATAATGAATTGAAACCTCTGAAAGTTCCACAAGTTTTCTATCGTGAAAGGTAAGAGGAACTATTTTTAAGCTTTCATTGGATTCAATATTTTTAAGAAGCTTTGATTTTTCTTCAATGGCATTCTGCTGTCTAGCCTCTATATTCTTAGCACGCTGCATCATTTTTGCAGCTTTGTGTCCAACATAACCTCTATCTATTTTACTTCCAGAATTAGTAGTTCCAAACTTACTACTCTCAACTTTATCAGACCAGATTGAGGAACGTTTTGCTGCTGCTGAAAGCCTATTAATGTCTTTCTTAAGCTTTTCATTTTCAGCCAGCTCAAAACCATCCTGCAATTCTTTATTTCTCCACCAGGAAGAAAAGTTGCCTTTTTGTATTTCAATATTGGTTTTATTTATAGCCAAGATATGATCAATACAGTTATCCAAAAAAGCTCTATCATGTGAAATCAAGATAAATCCCTTCTTCTTTTTAAGGTAATCACTTAATTTCTTTCTACCTTCAATATCTAAATGATTCGTAGGCTCATCAATGAGCAAAAAGGAGTTTTCCTTTAAAAACATTGCAGCAAGCAGAGCCTTAGTCTGCTCTCCTTTAGATAGTGTGTAAAACTGCCTATATAAAGCATCATAGTCCATATCAAGCATAGACAATTCTTTTACTATCTCCCAATCCATTGAATTTGGACTGATTTCTCTTATAACATCAATGGTGAAATTCTCTTGGTCTTTAACTTCATAAGGAAAGTATTCAAAATTTACATTAGCTGAAATATTCCCTTTATATTCGTATTTTCCAAGAAGAAGATTTAAAAAAGTAGTCTTCCCTCTTCCATTCCTTCCGGTAAATCCTAACTTCCAATCAGTATCGATTTGAAAGCTTACATTTTCAAATATATTATCATAACTACCTTCATAAGCGAAGGTTAGATTAGTAACATTTATCATAGACATAGTATCGTCCTCCTCTGTAATTAAATCAGAAAAACCTCAAATCTAAAGCTATCTTTAAGACTCTGTCCTAGCAATGGACAAAGTATAAAATGCAAGCAGATCTTAAGATCCTTCTTTTATAATGTTCTAAATAACAAAGTCGGAACAAAAGGCGACCTTGTTATTACTCCATATCAGCGTCGCCAAAAGTAACCGGCTCTATATGGAGAATATCATGCGTTAGCAAAGTATCTTCAATTTTCATTTTTAATCCTCCTCCTATGCTTCTTACCATAAATATGATTTATAGCATTATCAATCTAATTTTAAGTTTTTTCATAGAATGTTTTACATTATCTATGCTAAAAAACAAAAAAATAAGAGCCGCAAGAAATTATCATTCTTACAGCTCATAGATATACAAAGTTAGGCTAGGCAATAAAGCATAGCACAAAAGTATATGTTAAGAGAAAAAAGAATAACTTTCTTGCATAAAAAAGTACGACAAAAAACAGAATTACTCCGTTTATATTTGTGTCTGTTGTACTTTAAAAATTAGCAAGAAAAATTATACATCTTTTCACCTCAAATTACGATTTTTCTTATTATTCTACTCTTACACTTCAAGAATGTCAACAGCAATTGCTTGGAGAAATATTACGCTTAATTATGTATACCCTATTTCTACCATAAGAAACTATCAGCATTCTATTATTTATCATACATTTGAGACTGTTGTTAAAGTTAAGCAGTTTATTATCCAATACCTTATTAGTTTTATTTTTTTAAGAACTGATAAAGGCTTAAAACTTTAACATATAACTAGTCTAGTATTTAGTGAAATTAAGCTTCGGCATAAATATTCCTTAGTTTAGTTATCATTTCGTACTAAGGCCTTTTCAATCTGACCAAGAAAAATAGTATGGAATGTTGACATATCTTTATAATATTCTTTAAACAATTCCTGTGAATCAAAATTTTCCTTTTCTACATCAGTATGATAAACCTTTTTGCATACAAAAATCATTTTTGCCTCTTCAAAAATCACTGTATTTTCAAATGGAATTGGGTGTAACCCAGACTCGGCCACTTTATCACACTCATTACCATGGACTTTCCCACAAACTTGTAAGGCTGGATGGTGTGGAATGTCAAAGAAAGACACCGTAAAGTAATCACTATCCTTCAAAAACTCATAGGTATATCTATCAGGATGAGCGTATACCTGAATCATAGGTTTAAGAAAGAACTTTCCACACATAACACCTGTGACAGTCATCATGTTAAATTCATCTCTTGTTCCAGCTGTTAAAAGTGCCCAATCATCTACTTTCTTAAAAGGATTAAAATCAAGTTCCTTTAAATTTATCTCTTCAAAATTCATTAAAATTACTCCTTTTACTTTTATATAATTCTTTTTTAGTTTATCTGTAACTAAAGGCTATGTTCAAACATCATGTTAAAACACAGCCTAATAAATCTGAGATTTTTGTGGTCCGGAAATTCCGTATCGCAAATTTCTTTTAAAGATGAACTACTTCGATCCGAAATCTATTTTTAAAACTCTCACGGGTTTTGGTGAGAGAATTTAAAAATAATAAGTTTTATTACGAAGTGGTTCATCTATAACTACCCAAACTCCAAAACTACTTATTCAATGTTTCTAACAGTTTATCATCAGGAAGTAATGGGCCAATTGGACCATAGCCTTCACCTTCAAAATCCATTTGATTACTCTTACTATCATTTTTATCCAAATCAAAATAAAGTTTAGTATAAGTAACAGTTCTCAATTCAGTAGGCTTAGCCGCATACTGAAAGGTCTGCTTCTCAGAATAATCAAACTCCAGTAACATTCCCTTCTTCTTTAAGTCATCTAGCATGAATATACTTGGAGACATATCTTTAATTCCTTTAACTCTTTCATTAGTTATATTAAGAATAGAATAAAATCTATAGTCTGATTTAGTTAAAGTAACATTACCATCTTTCTTATAATAGATAATACTATCCGGAGCTGCTATGCTTCTGTGTTCACTTACTTTAGCCGGAATATTCTGCTTCATTAGTAATGTACTAGCAATTATCACCAAAATCACTAATATTACTAATACAGTAGTTTTCTTTTTGTTCATATAATTTTCTCCTATTATTGGTACATCTTTAGAAAAAACTTTTTATAATAAATATTCTACTACTAATTTTCCCTTTTTATCGCCTCGTTTTAGCATATATATCTTATTATCCTAAAATTATCATGCCATAGCTTTGCTTCTCTTAAGATAACACCTATTTTTTAATCACCAATTAAAATTGCAATATTCACCATTTTCATCCTACAATATATTCATATATTAGTAAACACTGCAACTACAGATCAATAGATTTAGAAAGTAGTTTTCTTAAAGCATAAAAGAGGCAGCTATAAAGATACAGCTGCCTTTTTTATGCTATTATTCTATTATTCAAAATTACCTTCTCGTAAGCTAATATTGAATACTCCCTAATTTAAACATGCACAATAATTTTGACCTATTGAGGCTTTCAGGCATGTATAAATTAATTGTTAAGTTAGGAAGTTTATAGCTACTTACCACAACACTTCTTATACTTTTTACCGCTTCCACAAGTACAAGGGTCATTTCTTCCTATCTTAGGTTCTTCTCTAACAAATGTAACTACAGTATCATCATCAATGCCGCCTGGAGCTGATTGACCATCAGCAGAGTTATCTTCTTCACCTTTAAATAAATCTGGTGATCCGTTTATAAGTTCGAAGAATCTATCACTATGCTTTTCATAACCTTTAAGCATCTTTCTTCTTTCACCATCATTAGCTGCTTTATCAAGGAAATCCCTAATCAAATCATAAAACTCAGGGTAAACCTTTCTAAGTCTTTGAATTGTAGCTTTAAAATCATCGTATTGAGATAATATTTGATATTCATTATAGTAAGCCATAGCATCTTTTCCGTCTTCGTCTAAATCTAAAACACTGTCTGGAAGCACTTCAAGCCCAATAAGAACACCTATTTCTTGCTTTATCTCATCATCATTACTCAATTTATCAAATAAGTCAGCATACTTATTAAAGTTTTCTATTTCTTTCTTAGTATCTAACACATTTTCGTCCTGAGGCAAAATTATTATAGCTGCATCATTAAGCATTTTAGCCTCTTCAGCTCCACCTAACTGCATGAAATATCTTGATATATCACAAAGTATCCATGCTATATCTTCTTTAATTTTTGAGTTGTTTTGAGCAAGTACTACAAGCTTATCAGTAAGATCGCTTATTAAAGAGTTCATTCCAAAGCTTATTTCTAGCATTATAAGCCTGAAATATAATGTAGCAATAAAGCTTATCTCCTTTTGGGCCTCTAGAGATTTTTCAATAGTCTTCTTAGCCTCATCATAATTTTCATCCTTTGTATGAGCATCGCAAAGCCCAATCCATAAAGATATATTATCAACATCTAGTTCTAAGGCTCTTTCATAGGCCTTTATTGCCTTCTTCTGCCATCCTCTAATATGGTATGAATTAGCAAGATAACCTGAAAAAGCTGCATTTTCAGGCTCTTCCTTTGCAAGTTCTTCGTAAAGCTTTATAGCTTTCCCACTATTATTATTCTTCAAATAACCTTCAGCCAAAAGAGCTCTTACAATTAGTAGCTTAGGATTATCTTTTAATATTTCCTCAAGGATCTTAACAGCGGAGCCTAGTTCTCCTTCTTTGATCAAATCACTTGCCTTTTCATACTTTTCTTTTATCTCATTAGACATAAGAACAACTTCATCATATTCAGTCCTTGTCCTATGGTTACTTAAAACTTCATAAGCACTTCTGATGTCCATAAATTCTACTTCATATCTATCAAAAGGAAATTTTCTTGCAGCTGCAAAATATGCTCCCTTTATTTCTTCCTTTGTAGATTGTTTTTCTAATTCTAAAATTCCATAAAAATCTTTCACTTACTTCAACCTTTCTAGACCAGGGTTTATGCTATAAGATTCCATTACGAAAACTTAAGTAATGCATGTTCGAAAATAATACACCTATAACTTTTAGCATTAATTACTTAATACTTGAATTTGGATTTCTACAAAGATGTACGTCATCAATCTGAAAACCATTTTTACACATGCACAAATCAAACTTTCGCAAAGTAACCCTCTAAATCCTTTTGTTCTTTTAAAAAATTAGCCCTTTCTATTATACATAATTTTTCAAAAAAGCAAAGAAATAATGTGGAAATTGTATTAATTTTTACAAGCACATCCGTTTAGTTGTCTCTTCTTTTAATTGCTTTTGTCATGGATTTTCATATAAATTTTGACCAAATCAAAATTTTATTTAATACAAATTTAAATGCACATTGTTATGTAATATAGCTAACATTCTCCATAAGCTATATAATATATTGTAAGTGCTTGACTCAAATTTTTTGCTTATCAAAACCTATAAACTAATAAACTTCTGGCACTTGCTTTTTGTTTTTATTTAAAACTTTTATTAATCTAGACATTTTAATCGTATATTATTAAAAA
Proteins encoded in this region:
- the nrdJ gene encoding ribonucleoside-triphosphate reductase, adenosylcobalamin-dependent encodes the protein MKKLLTEEFLNQYAEINPLAPLGSFVYYRTYSRWLPKEGRRESWLETVKRAVEYNCSLAPDTSKEEAEELFDLVFNLKGFLSGRTFWIGGTSAVNDHALANFNCSLIILDGFDKLGELFYALMVGTGVGFRVLEEDVKYLPKIRLVEVINKEYEPKSKNSRLESTALDFSNENTKATIHVGDSKEGWAQALRMYFDIVTRKEYKHISTIEIDYDSVRPRGERLIRFGGTASGHDSLKNMFIKFHKVVNNRIGNNAVEGKIHAIDMLDFANIIAENVVVGGVRRSAEIGLIDANDSETIQAKNGLYTQDSDGNWVVNEDIIHRALSNNTIIHFEKPSKDFWKWQFQQMRFSGEPASYNGAEALRRNPNFKGTNPCGEVLLDDRQTCNLVTTNILAHVKDGKLDIDALLKTHSLLTRASYRLTLVELELPEWDYKLKRDRLLGVSITGYQDAINAVGMNIADQVDLLKKLRFTARKAADELADSLGLNRSLLVTTLKPEGTLSLLPTVSSGLHFSHSPYYVRRIRINAEDALVKVCQELGYPVHPENGSTMENARTLVIEFPVEAPKGKTKYDVSAIEQLEIYKMFMDNYVDHNASITVSVRENEWDLVEDWVYENWNSIVGISFLSLDDSYYPLLPYEAITKEEYENRLSNMKPFDAKLLMKYEHGDEHDLDDSECAAGVCPIK
- a CDS encoding DUF5643 domain-containing protein → MKNPITIICLIIIIIGIFTNLPESKYYDKELKELVNQKKAQVIEVNKDMKIDNDTVSIKRIINTDDKTYIRSIYRTSEPGWSFSTTNVINIFDDKGKKYQYRGGENKGKIWGQDELMEVERIDEDAKYLILKLDWYDRKAEMTISLDKEKNINENK
- a CDS encoding DUF1398 family protein, which translates into the protein MAGIYKWVSDLDQMTCSYYDLEEQILIVEKIPTV
- a CDS encoding Lsa family ABC-F type ribosomal protection protein, translated to MSMINVTNLTFAYEGSYDNIFENVSFQIDTDWKLGFTGRNGRGKTTFLNLLLGKYEYKGNISANVNFEYFPYEVKDQENFTIDVIREISPNSMDWEIVKELSMLDMDYDALYRQFYTLSKGEQTKALLAAMFLKENSFLLIDEPTNHLDIEGRKKLSDYLKKKKGFILISHDRAFLDNCIDHILAINKTNIEIQKGNFSSWWRNKELQDGFELAENEKLKKDINRLSAAAKRSSIWSDKVESSKFGTTNSGSKIDRGYVGHKAAKMMQRAKNIEARQQNAIEEKSKLLKNIESNESLKIVPLTFHDRKLVELSEVSIHYDNKTVCEKISFTIEQGERVAIQGKNGSGKSSILKLINGENIPHEGIVRKNNKLIISYVSQDTSSLQGNLTAYAEKNSIDESLFKAMLRKLDFSREQFEKNMEDFSGGQKKKVLIAKSLCDRAHLYIWDEPLNFIDVISRMQIEELLMEYEPTILFVEHDVTFCENVATKTIRL
- a CDS encoding flavin reductase, which gives rise to MNFEEINLKELDFNPFKKVDDWALLTAGTRDEFNMMTVTGVMCGKFFLKPMIQVYAHPDRYTYEFLKDSDYFTVSFFDIPHHPALQVCGKVHGNECDKVAESGLHPIPFENTVIFEEAKMIFVCKKVYHTDVEKENFDSQELFKEYYKDMSTFHTIFLGQIEKALVRNDN
- a CDS encoding tetratricopeptide repeat protein yields the protein MKDFYGILELEKQSTKEEIKGAYFAAARKFPFDRYEVEFMDIRSAYEVLSNHRTRTEYDEVVLMSNEIKEKYEKASDLIKEGELGSAVKILEEILKDNPKLLIVRALLAEGYLKNNNSGKAIKLYEELAKEEPENAAFSGYLANSYHIRGWQKKAIKAYERALELDVDNISLWIGLCDAHTKDENYDEAKKTIEKSLEAQKEISFIATLYFRLIMLEISFGMNSLISDLTDKLVVLAQNNSKIKEDIAWILCDISRYFMQLGGAEEAKMLNDAAIIILPQDENVLDTKKEIENFNKYADLFDKLSNDDEIKQEIGVLIGLEVLPDSVLDLDEDGKDAMAYYNEYQILSQYDDFKATIQRLRKVYPEFYDLIRDFLDKAANDGERRKMLKGYEKHSDRFFELINGSPDLFKGEEDNSADGQSAPGGIDDDTVVTFVREEPKIGRNDPCTCGSGKKYKKCCGK